One window of the Streptomyces sp. NBC_00259 genome contains the following:
- a CDS encoding DegV family protein, translating into MSRHVAIVTDTTAYLPPQTMELHGITAVPLTVVLGDQALEDGTEISARSLAVALQKRRPVTTSRPSPETFAAAYRATAEAGATGIVSLHLSSEFSGTYDAAVLAAREAPVPVRVVDTGMVAMALGFCALAAAEAVDAGGTLDEAVAAAEKRAAGTSAYFYVDTLDYLRRGGRIGAAQALLGSALAVKPLLQLDGGRIELKEKVRTASKAIARLEEIVAERAGTGRVDIAVHHLAAPERAAALAERLRERVPNLAELHVSEVGAVIGAHTGPGLLGAVVSPK; encoded by the coding sequence ATGTCCCGCCATGTCGCGATCGTCACCGATACCACGGCCTACCTGCCGCCGCAGACGATGGAGTTGCATGGCATCACAGCGGTGCCATTGACCGTGGTGCTCGGTGACCAGGCCCTTGAGGACGGCACCGAGATCTCGGCACGCTCGCTCGCCGTGGCGCTGCAGAAGCGCCGCCCCGTGACGACGTCCCGGCCGAGCCCCGAGACGTTCGCGGCGGCCTATCGGGCGACGGCGGAGGCCGGAGCGACCGGAATCGTCTCCCTGCATCTCTCCTCGGAGTTCTCCGGAACCTATGACGCGGCGGTGCTGGCCGCGCGAGAGGCACCCGTTCCGGTGCGTGTAGTGGACACCGGCATGGTCGCGATGGCACTCGGATTCTGCGCACTGGCGGCGGCCGAGGCGGTGGACGCCGGCGGCACCCTCGACGAGGCGGTGGCAGCGGCCGAGAAACGGGCCGCGGGTACGTCCGCCTACTTCTACGTCGACACCCTCGACTATCTCCGCCGTGGCGGCCGTATCGGCGCCGCCCAGGCCCTGCTCGGTTCGGCGCTCGCGGTGAAGCCGCTGCTCCAGCTGGACGGCGGCCGGATCGAGCTGAAGGAGAAGGTGCGCACGGCCTCGAAGGCGATCGCCCGGCTGGAGGAGATCGTCGCGGAGCGGGCGGGCACGGGACGGGTGGACATCGCGGTGCACCATCTCGCGGCGCCGGAGCGGGCCGCGGCCCTGGCGGAACGGCTGCGGGAGCGGGTGCCCAACCTCGCGGAACTGCATGTGAGCGAGGTCGGCGCGGTGATCGGCGCGCACACCGGACCGGGGCTGCTGGGGGCTGTGGTCTCACCGAAGTAG
- a CDS encoding ComEA family DNA-binding protein — protein MTLRSRSVTSGPGRAPGSDGRVRDRRRRLRTGVRPVSASSSAPASASRSPSAPDPPPSALRRRADALFQPSRAVATAAGPRAAARGAAPDPSVEPAVDPAVRDRSSPEPPLPVLSLRERWRLALWERVPSWGRLRWGLEPRTLAALVVVLVVAAGFGAQHFWSGRPEPVRAPQLVRDGRPMPIAQEPKPSAGPPPAPPAGRVVVDVSGKVRRPGVLRLPAGSRVADALRAAGGVRAGTDITGLNRARVLMDGEQVVVGVVPPPGFPAPGAAGPAGGGSAGGAPVSLNSATVEQLDTLPGVGPVLAQHIVDYRTEHGGFRSVDELREVNGIGDRRFADLQPLVRP, from the coding sequence ATGACTCTCCGATCACGCTCTGTGACCAGTGGTCCGGGCCGTGCGCCCGGCTCGGACGGCCGTGTCCGTGACCGCCGTCGGCGGTTGCGGACAGGGGTTCGTCCGGTATCCGCTTCATCATCCGCCCCGGCGTCCGCCTCACGGTCTCCTTCGGCGCCGGACCCACCGCCGTCGGCCCTGCGCCGACGGGCGGACGCGCTGTTCCAGCCCTCGCGCGCGGTGGCCACGGCGGCAGGTCCGCGGGCGGCGGCGAGGGGAGCGGCACCCGATCCGTCCGTTGAACCGGCCGTTGATCCGGCCGTGCGGGACCGGTCGTCGCCCGAACCGCCCCTTCCTGTGCTGTCACTGCGGGAGCGTTGGCGGCTCGCTCTCTGGGAGCGGGTGCCGTCATGGGGCCGGCTGCGATGGGGACTGGAGCCGAGGACGCTGGCCGCGCTCGTGGTCGTGCTCGTCGTGGCCGCGGGATTCGGCGCGCAGCACTTCTGGAGCGGGCGGCCGGAGCCGGTGCGGGCGCCGCAACTGGTCCGGGACGGCCGCCCCATGCCGATCGCACAGGAGCCGAAGCCCTCGGCCGGGCCACCACCCGCGCCACCCGCGGGGCGCGTCGTCGTCGATGTGAGCGGCAAGGTCCGGCGACCGGGCGTGCTCCGGCTGCCCGCGGGGTCGCGTGTCGCCGACGCGTTGCGAGCGGCGGGCGGTGTGCGGGCCGGGACGGACATCACGGGCCTCAACCGGGCGCGGGTGCTCATGGACGGGGAGCAGGTGGTCGTGGGTGTCGTGCCACCGCCGGGCTTTCCTGCTCCAGGGGCGGCGGGTCCCGCGGGCGGCGGCTCGGCGGGCGGGGCTCCGGTGAGCCTCAACTCCGCGACGGTGGAGCAGCTCGACACGCTGCCGGGAGTCGGCCCCGTGCTCGCCCAGCACATCGTCGACTACCGCACCGAGCACGGCGGTTTCCGCTCCGTGGACGAACTCCGCGAGGTGAACGGGATCGGTGACCGCCGGTTCGCCGACCTCCAGCCCTTGGTACGGCCATGA
- a CDS encoding ComEC/Rec2 family competence protein: MTRPAVHTGSAHRLGAADPHQEGPPDLRLVLPALAAWGAAALALSAPPPWAGVAVLACLAAAVLLLVPLLVRAVRLGSWRGAGNRIAAAAVLLCAAAGAGAGGLRGADLYRGPVPETARQYGRLTAELTVTSDPRRTRPQVWGDRLTRTAVVLEAEVVRVTTTDGETVATRAPVLVIVRPGAAAGQWIRLLPSTRLTLAARSEPPLEGESRFAAVLKARDSGPPRITGPPTAVQRTAGELRAGLRRATDGLAPDARALLPGLVVGDTSRIGPELHDAFRATDLTHLLAVSGSNLTIVLFLLIGPPGTALRAERGGLAPRLGISLRTTALLGGALTLAFVVVCRPDPSVLRAAACGLITLLAIGTGRRRSLLPALAAAVLLLVLWDPWLARTYGFLLSVLATAALLTLAPRWSAALRRRGMPGRLAEAVAAAAAAQAVCAPVVVVFAAQVSLVAVPCNLLAEPAVAAATVLGFASLAMAPVAMPAAEVLAWCAGLPAGWIAAVARTGAGLPGAQAEWPGGWRGALLLAVITVVGVLVARRLVRNPWPAAGCALLLVLAVLRPPQVTRFVTGWPPPGWSFAMCDVGQGDATVLAAGDGSAVVVDAGPDPGLTDRCLRELGVTSVPLLVLTHFHADHVAGLPGAIRGRSVGAVQTTTLDEPRDQAEFVHRTAAAAGVPVIRAGQGERRRTGRLTWQVLWPDPGPGPSPGTASGEPNDASVTLLVRTAEGLSLLLLGDLEPPAQQGLIRAHPALPPVDVLKVAHHGSAYQHSALLAGVRPRLALISAGRDNPYGHPAPRTIAALRSQGALVLRTDRDGAIAVTGAGADLRAVASGPRSPRAP, translated from the coding sequence ATGACGCGCCCGGCAGTTCACACCGGGTCCGCACACCGGCTGGGCGCGGCCGATCCCCACCAGGAAGGCCCGCCCGACCTCCGCCTGGTGCTGCCCGCGCTGGCGGCCTGGGGCGCGGCAGCCCTCGCCCTGTCCGCTCCACCGCCCTGGGCGGGCGTGGCCGTACTGGCCTGCCTCGCCGCGGCCGTCCTGCTTCTGGTGCCCCTGCTGGTGCGGGCGGTACGGCTGGGCTCATGGCGCGGCGCCGGAAACCGGATCGCTGCCGCCGCTGTGCTGCTCTGCGCCGCCGCGGGGGCGGGGGCGGGCGGACTGCGTGGCGCGGATCTGTACCGGGGGCCGGTGCCCGAGACGGCACGCCAATACGGGCGGCTGACCGCGGAGTTGACCGTCACCTCCGATCCGCGCAGGACCAGGCCGCAGGTATGGGGTGATCGGCTGACACGGACGGCGGTCGTGCTGGAGGCGGAAGTCGTCCGGGTGACAACGACGGACGGGGAGACCGTGGCGACCCGGGCGCCGGTCCTGGTGATCGTCCGGCCCGGTGCCGCGGCCGGGCAGTGGATACGGCTGCTCCCCTCGACCCGGCTCACGCTGGCCGCTCGGTCGGAGCCGCCGCTGGAGGGGGAGAGCCGGTTCGCCGCCGTGTTGAAGGCAAGGGACAGTGGGCCGCCGCGGATCACCGGGCCGCCGACCGCGGTGCAGCGCACAGCCGGGGAACTGCGCGCGGGACTGAGACGCGCGACCGACGGGCTGGCGCCGGACGCCCGCGCGTTGCTGCCCGGGCTGGTCGTCGGAGACACCTCCCGCATCGGGCCCGAGTTGCACGACGCCTTCCGCGCGACCGACCTCACCCATCTCCTGGCGGTCTCCGGCAGCAATCTCACCATCGTCCTGTTCCTGCTCATCGGCCCACCCGGTACCGCACTCCGGGCGGAACGGGGCGGGCTGGCACCGCGGTTGGGCATCTCGCTGCGCACGACGGCACTCCTCGGAGGCGCGCTCACCCTCGCCTTCGTGGTGGTGTGCCGGCCGGATCCGAGTGTGCTGCGGGCCGCGGCATGCGGGCTGATCACACTGCTGGCCATCGGCACCGGGCGCCGCAGGTCGCTCCTTCCCGCGCTGGCGGCGGCGGTGCTGCTGCTCGTGCTGTGGGATCCCTGGCTGGCCCGCACCTACGGCTTCCTGCTGTCCGTGCTGGCCACGGCCGCTCTGCTCACCCTCGCCCCGAGGTGGAGCGCGGCGTTGCGGCGCCGCGGGATGCCGGGACGGCTCGCGGAGGCAGTGGCCGCGGCCGCCGCGGCGCAGGCGGTGTGTGCTCCTGTCGTGGTGGTGTTCGCCGCACAGGTCAGCCTCGTGGCGGTCCCGTGTAATCTCCTCGCCGAGCCGGCGGTCGCCGCGGCCACGGTGCTGGGGTTCGCCTCGCTCGCCATGGCGCCGGTGGCGATGCCGGCCGCGGAGGTGCTGGCTTGGTGCGCCGGCCTGCCCGCAGGGTGGATCGCCGCAGTCGCCCGCACCGGAGCCGGGCTGCCCGGCGCCCAGGCCGAGTGGCCGGGTGGCTGGCGGGGCGCGCTGCTGCTGGCCGTGATCACCGTTGTGGGCGTGCTCGTCGCCCGCCGGTTGGTACGAAATCCCTGGCCGGCGGCCGGGTGTGCCCTGCTGCTCGTCCTCGCGGTGCTGCGGCCGCCGCAGGTCACGCGGTTCGTGACCGGATGGCCGCCGCCGGGCTGGTCGTTCGCCATGTGCGACGTCGGTCAGGGTGATGCAACGGTGCTGGCGGCGGGCGACGGCAGTGCCGTTGTGGTGGACGCCGGGCCGGACCCGGGGCTCACCGACCGGTGTCTGCGTGAGCTGGGTGTCACGAGTGTGCCGCTCCTGGTGCTGACGCACTTCCACGCCGACCATGTCGCAGGGCTGCCCGGCGCGATACGGGGCAGATCGGTCGGCGCCGTCCAGACGACGACCCTGGACGAGCCGCGCGACCAGGCCGAGTTCGTGCACCGGACGGCCGCGGCCGCGGGAGTCCCCGTGATCCGTGCGGGGCAGGGGGAACGGCGTCGTACGGGACGGCTCACCTGGCAGGTGCTGTGGCCCGACCCCGGTCCGGGGCCCTCCCCCGGCACGGCATCGGGGGAGCCGAACGACGCGAGCGTCACCCTGCTCGTCCGCACGGCGGAAGGCCTGTCGCTGCTGCTCCTCGGAGATCTGGAACCTCCCGCGCAGCAGGGGCTGATACGGGCCCACCCCGCGCTGCCGCCGGTGGACGTCCTCAAGGTCGCCCACCACGGCTCGGCCTACCAGCATTCCGCCCTGCTGGCCGGAGTCAGGCCGAGGCTGGCGCTCATCTCCGCGGGCCGGGACAACCCGTACGGCCATCCGGCACCCCGGACCATCGCCGCGCTGCGGTCCCAGGGGGCGCTGGTGCTGCGTACGGACAGGGACGGGGCGATCGCGGTGACCGGCGCCGGTGCGGATCTCCGCGCCGTGGCGAGCGGGCCCCGGAGCCCCCGGGCACCATGA
- the rsfS gene encoding ribosome silencing factor, which translates to MTATDRSIELINVAAQAAADKLAHDIIAYDVSDVLSITDAFLLASAPSDRQVKSIVDEIEEKLLKDLGAKPVRREGDRDARWILLDYVDIVVHVQHNEERVFYALERLWKDCPELPLPEDAQKTRGKAEEHAKLVGDGSGTDGELS; encoded by the coding sequence GTGACCGCTACGGACCGTTCCATCGAGCTCATCAACGTCGCCGCACAGGCGGCCGCGGACAAGCTCGCGCACGACATCATCGCGTACGACGTCAGCGACGTGCTGTCGATCACCGACGCCTTTCTGCTCGCCTCCGCCCCCAGCGACCGCCAGGTCAAGTCGATCGTCGACGAGATCGAGGAGAAGCTGCTGAAGGACCTCGGCGCCAAGCCCGTACGCCGGGAGGGCGACCGCGACGCACGGTGGATCCTGCTCGACTACGTCGACATCGTCGTGCACGTGCAGCACAACGAGGAGCGCGTCTTCTACGCCCTGGAGCGGCTGTGGAAGGACTGCCCCGAGCTGCCGCTGCCCGAGGACGCGCAGAAGACCCGTGGCAAGGCCGAGGAGCACGCCAAGCTCGTCGGCGACGGCAGTGGGACGGACGGTGAGCTGAGCTGA
- a CDS encoding NADH-quinone oxidoreductase subunit NuoF family protein, whose translation MNAPLPDVPEVRVVGLPQLTQGFDLVERLDLSMHLKVHGPLEPMSGERLAQLAENITLRGRGGAGFPFAQKLRAVAKSAIRRGVRPVVVINGSEGEPACRKDTVLLNRAPHLILDGALLAAEALGARTLIVAVTRNSTEISMRAALAERGLSDRRGQQLRARVQRNPERMVSGEASAVIRAIGGGPALPPGRRERASDTGVGGAPTLLSNAETFAQIAIAARIGARRYGHTGLENEPGTVMLTVSGAVARPMVIEVPTGVPMRYVLQLAGAPPVPQGVLTGGYHGNWIDAAATHDAVISRESLANVGGSLGAGAILPIGPETCPLGEAQRVANWLAAETAGQCGPCKLGLPAAAGGLSDVINGGGPAALEALREVTQAVKGRGACKHPDGSARFFASTLSAFTDDLAAHVLHGGCGRETVGVLPLPGPGYQEAEESIPSGEKLAVDWTLCQGHGICAEIVPELIRMGADGYPSVAEASVPMHLRGRAQRAVRRCPALALRIEQAPAERRPALPPGGDRKALGSGRG comes from the coding sequence GTGAACGCCCCCCTCCCCGATGTCCCCGAAGTCCGCGTCGTCGGCCTCCCCCAGCTGACCCAGGGGTTCGATCTGGTCGAGCGGCTCGACCTCTCCATGCACCTGAAGGTGCACGGCCCGCTCGAACCCATGAGCGGGGAGCGGCTGGCGCAGCTCGCCGAGAACATAACCCTGCGCGGCCGTGGCGGCGCGGGCTTCCCGTTCGCCCAGAAACTGCGGGCCGTGGCCAAGTCGGCCATCCGGCGGGGTGTGCGTCCCGTCGTGGTGATCAACGGCAGCGAGGGCGAGCCGGCGTGCCGCAAGGACACCGTGCTGCTCAACCGTGCACCGCACCTCATCCTGGACGGCGCGCTGCTGGCCGCCGAGGCCCTGGGCGCACGCACCCTGATCGTCGCGGTGACCCGCAACTCCACCGAGATCTCGATGCGTGCCGCCCTCGCCGAGCGGGGGCTGTCGGACCGGCGTGGACAGCAGCTGCGTGCGCGGGTGCAGCGCAATCCCGAGCGCATGGTCTCCGGTGAGGCGTCGGCGGTCATCCGGGCGATCGGTGGCGGACCCGCGCTGCCGCCCGGGCGCCGTGAGCGCGCGTCGGACACGGGTGTCGGCGGCGCGCCGACGCTCCTGTCGAACGCGGAGACGTTCGCCCAGATCGCCATCGCCGCCCGGATCGGCGCCCGCAGGTACGGCCACACGGGCCTGGAGAACGAGCCGGGCACCGTCATGCTGACGGTCTCCGGGGCGGTCGCACGCCCCATGGTGATCGAGGTGCCGACCGGTGTGCCCATGCGGTACGTGCTGCAGCTGGCGGGAGCGCCGCCGGTCCCCCAGGGCGTGCTCACCGGCGGATACCACGGCAACTGGATCGACGCGGCGGCCACGCACGACGCGGTGATCTCGAGGGAGTCGCTCGCCAATGTGGGCGGCTCGCTCGGCGCGGGCGCGATCCTGCCGATCGGTCCCGAGACCTGTCCGCTCGGCGAGGCGCAGCGCGTGGCGAACTGGCTCGCGGCCGAGACGGCCGGCCAGTGCGGCCCTTGCAAGCTGGGCCTGCCCGCGGCCGCCGGCGGGCTGTCGGACGTGATCAACGGCGGCGGACCGGCCGCCCTGGAGGCGCTGCGCGAGGTGACGCAGGCGGTCAAGGGCCGGGGCGCGTGCAAGCACCCCGACGGCTCCGCGCGCTTCTTCGCCTCGACCCTGTCGGCGTTCACCGACGACCTCGCCGCGCACGTCCTGCACGGCGGCTGTGGTCGCGAGACGGTCGGTGTGCTGCCGCTGCCCGGTCCCGGCTACCAGGAGGCGGAGGAGTCCATCCCGAGCGGTGAGAAGCTCGCCGTGGACTGGACGCTCTGCCAGGGGCACGGCATCTGCGCGGAGATCGTGCCGGAGCTGATCCGTATGGGCGCCGACGGATACCCGTCGGTGGCGGAGGCTTCGGTTCCGATGCATCTGCGCGGGCGGGCACAGCGTGCTGTACGCCGCTGCCCGGCCCTCGCGCTCCGTATCGAGCAGGCGCCCGCCGAGCGCCGGCCGGCGCTGCCTCCGGGCGGCGACCGCAAGGCCCTTGGCAGCGGCCGGGGTTGA
- a CDS encoding histidine phosphatase family protein, which yields MSGSDAGKGRGRRIVLWRHGQTAWNLERRFQGSTDIDLTETGVGQARRSARLLASLKPDAIIASDLKRAAATAGQLAAITGHEITYDAALRETYAGAWQGLTHEEIVGLYGEQYAAWKRGEPVRRGGGELETEVADRAAPVVVRHADDLPDGGTLVVVSHGGTIRTTIGRLLGLEAHHWEGLGGLSNCCWSVLGEGARGWRLLEHNAGTLPEPVLGDDD from the coding sequence CTGAGCGGCAGCGACGCCGGCAAGGGCAGGGGACGCCGCATCGTCCTGTGGCGCCACGGCCAGACGGCCTGGAATCTGGAGCGGCGTTTCCAGGGCTCCACGGACATCGACCTCACCGAGACCGGCGTCGGTCAGGCCCGCCGGTCCGCCCGGCTGCTCGCCTCGCTGAAGCCGGACGCGATCATCGCCTCCGACCTGAAGCGGGCGGCGGCCACCGCCGGCCAGCTCGCCGCGATCACCGGTCACGAGATCACCTACGACGCCGCGCTGCGCGAGACCTACGCGGGTGCCTGGCAGGGCCTCACCCACGAGGAGATCGTCGGGCTCTACGGCGAGCAGTACGCGGCCTGGAAGCGCGGCGAGCCCGTGCGCCGCGGCGGCGGCGAGCTGGAGACCGAGGTCGCCGACCGGGCCGCTCCGGTCGTCGTCCGCCATGCCGACGACCTGCCCGACGGCGGCACGCTCGTCGTGGTCAGCCACGGCGGCACGATCCGCACCACCATCGGCCGGCTGCTCGGTCTGGAGGCCCACCACTGGGAGGGTCTGGGCGGCCTGTCCAACTGCTGCTGGTCCGTCCTCGGCGAGGGCGCCCGGGGCTGGCGTCTGCTGGAGCACAACGCGGGCACGCTCCCCGAGCCGGTCCTCGGCGACGACGACTGA
- the leuS gene encoding leucine--tRNA ligase has product MSETNSSPVAFGAGGAPSAEVAAPHRYTAAMAADIEARWQDFWDLDGTYEAPNPSGDLAGDEAVVARPKKFIMDMFPYPSGAGLHVGHPLGYIATDVYARHQRMTGHNVLHTLGFDAFGLPAEQYAVQTGTHPRVSTEANIENMKVQLRRLGLGHDKRRSFATIDPDYYKWTQWIFLQIFNSWYDEEAKKARPIADLVAQFESGQRATPSGRPWGELSAVERADVLGGYRLAYASDAPVNWCPGLGTVLANEEVTADGRSERGNFPVFKANLRQWNMRITAYADRLLDDLDALDWPEAIKLQQRNWIGRSEGARVDFSVDGRDGARITVFTTRPDTLFGATYMVLAPEHDLIDAILPAEWPQEAQGKDAWTGGAATPAEAVAEYRKQAQTKSDVERQTEHKDKTGVFTGAYALNPVTGARIPVFVADYVLMGYGTGAIMAVPGQDERDWEFAEAFGLPIIRTVQPPEGWEGEAFTGQGPAINSSNDEISLDGLDVTEAKARITEWLVAKGIGEATINFRLRDWLFSRQRYWGEPFPIVYDEDGVAHALPESMLPLELPEVDDYSPRTFDPDDADTQPETPLSRNEEWVDVELDLGDGVKRYRRETNTMPNWAGSCWYELRYLDPHNADKLVDPEIERYWMGPREGQPHGGVDLYVGGAEHAVLHLLYARFWSKVLFDLGHVSSVEPFHKLYNQGMIQAYVYRDGRGFPVPATEAEERDGKFFFEGEPVKRELGKMGKSLKNAVTPDEIAAEYGADTLRLYEMAMGPLDVSRPWDTRAVVGQYRLLQRLWRNVVDEATGEVTVVDEEPDEATLRALHKAIDGVGQDMAAMRFNTAIAKITELNNHLTKTGGPVARSVAERLVLLIAPLAPHIAEELWRSLGHPDSVVHQDFPVADPAYVVDETVTCVVQIKGKVKARLEVSPSITDAELEALAVGDAAVVAALGGADIRKVIVRAPKLVNIVPA; this is encoded by the coding sequence ATGAGCGAGACGAATTCCTCCCCCGTGGCCTTCGGCGCGGGTGGGGCCCCCTCCGCCGAGGTGGCTGCACCGCACCGCTACACGGCGGCCATGGCCGCCGACATCGAGGCACGCTGGCAGGACTTCTGGGACCTCGACGGTACGTACGAGGCGCCCAACCCGAGCGGTGATCTGGCCGGGGACGAGGCCGTCGTCGCCCGCCCCAAGAAGTTCATCATGGACATGTTCCCGTACCCGTCCGGTGCGGGCCTGCACGTCGGTCACCCGCTGGGCTACATCGCGACCGATGTCTACGCCCGCCACCAGCGGATGACCGGCCACAACGTGCTGCACACCCTGGGCTTCGACGCCTTCGGCCTGCCCGCCGAGCAGTACGCCGTCCAGACGGGTACGCATCCGCGCGTCTCCACCGAGGCCAACATCGAGAACATGAAGGTCCAGCTGCGACGGCTGGGCCTGGGCCACGACAAGCGCCGGTCGTTCGCGACGATCGACCCGGACTACTACAAGTGGACCCAGTGGATCTTCCTGCAGATCTTCAACTCCTGGTACGACGAGGAGGCGAAGAAGGCCCGTCCGATCGCGGACCTGGTGGCGCAGTTCGAGAGCGGGCAGCGCGCGACACCGTCCGGGCGCCCCTGGGGTGAGCTGAGCGCCGTCGAGCGCGCCGATGTGCTGGGCGGCTACCGCCTGGCGTACGCGTCGGACGCCCCCGTCAACTGGTGTCCCGGACTGGGCACCGTCCTGGCCAACGAGGAAGTCACCGCCGACGGCCGCTCCGAGCGCGGCAACTTCCCGGTCTTCAAGGCGAATCTGCGCCAGTGGAACATGCGCATCACCGCCTACGCAGACCGGCTGCTGGACGACCTGGACGCGCTGGACTGGCCCGAGGCCATCAAGCTGCAGCAGCGCAACTGGATCGGCCGCAGCGAGGGCGCGCGCGTCGACTTCTCCGTGGACGGTCGCGACGGCGCGCGGATCACGGTCTTCACCACCCGCCCCGACACCCTGTTCGGCGCGACCTACATGGTCCTGGCGCCCGAACACGACCTGATCGACGCGATCCTGCCGGCCGAGTGGCCGCAGGAGGCCCAGGGCAAGGACGCCTGGACCGGCGGCGCGGCCACCCCGGCCGAGGCCGTCGCCGAGTACCGCAAGCAGGCGCAGACGAAGAGCGACGTCGAGCGGCAGACCGAGCACAAGGACAAGACCGGTGTCTTCACCGGCGCCTACGCCCTGAACCCGGTGACCGGCGCGCGCATCCCGGTGTTCGTCGCCGACTACGTCCTGATGGGCTACGGCACCGGCGCCATCATGGCCGTGCCCGGCCAGGACGAGCGCGACTGGGAGTTCGCCGAGGCCTTCGGTCTGCCCATCATCCGTACCGTGCAGCCGCCCGAGGGCTGGGAGGGCGAGGCGTTCACCGGTCAGGGGCCGGCGATCAACTCGTCGAACGACGAGATCTCCCTGGACGGCCTGGACGTGACCGAGGCCAAGGCCCGCATCACCGAGTGGCTGGTCGCCAAGGGCATCGGCGAGGCGACCATCAACTTCCGGCTGCGCGACTGGCTGTTCAGCCGGCAGCGCTACTGGGGCGAGCCCTTCCCCATCGTCTACGACGAGGACGGCGTGGCCCACGCCCTGCCGGAGTCGATGCTGCCGCTGGAGCTGCCGGAGGTCGACGACTACTCGCCGCGCACCTTCGACCCGGACGACGCCGACACCCAGCCCGAGACCCCGCTGTCGCGCAACGAAGAGTGGGTCGACGTCGAACTGGACCTGGGCGACGGTGTCAAGCGCTACCGGCGCGAGACCAACACCATGCCGAACTGGGCCGGTTCGTGCTGGTACGAGCTGCGCTACCTGGACCCGCACAACGCCGACAAGCTGGTCGACCCCGAGATCGAGCGGTACTGGATGGGCCCGCGCGAAGGGCAGCCGCACGGCGGCGTCGACCTGTACGTGGGCGGCGCCGAGCACGCCGTGCTGCACCTGCTGTACGCCCGCTTCTGGTCCAAGGTGCTGTTCGACCTGGGTCACGTCTCCTCCGTGGAGCCGTTCCACAAGCTGTACAACCAGGGCATGATCCAGGCGTACGTCTACCGCGACGGCCGCGGCTTCCCGGTGCCGGCCACCGAGGCCGAGGAGCGGGACGGGAAGTTCTTCTTCGAGGGCGAGCCGGTCAAGCGCGAGCTGGGCAAGATGGGCAAGTCCCTGAAGAACGCGGTCACGCCGGACGAGATCGCCGCCGAGTACGGTGCGGACACACTGCGTCTGTACGAGATGGCGATGGGCCCCCTGGACGTCTCCCGGCCCTGGGACACACGCGCCGTCGTGGGCCAGTACCGGCTGCTGCAGCGACTGTGGCGCAATGTCGTCGACGAGGCGACCGGCGAGGTCACCGTCGTGGACGAGGAGCCGGACGAGGCGACGCTGCGTGCCCTGCACAAGGCCATCGACGGCGTCGGCCAGGACATGGCGGCGATGCGGTTCAACACCGCCATCGCCAAGATCACCGAGCTGAACAACCACCTGACCAAGACGGGCGGCCCGGTGGCCCGCTCCGTGGCGGAGCGCCTGGTGCTGCTGATCGCGCCGCTGGCGCCGCACATCGCCGAGGAGCTGTGGCGCAGCCTGGGCCACCCGGACTCCGTGGTGCACCAGGACTTCCCGGTCGCCGACCCGGCGTACGTCGTGGACGAGACCGTGACCTGCGTCGTGCAGATCAAGGGCAAGGTCAAGGCGCGCCTGGAGGTCTCCCCGTCGATCACGGACGCGGAGCTGGAGGCGCTGGCCGTCGGTGACGCGGCGGTCGTCGCGGCGCTGGGCGGCGCGGACATCCGCAAGGTGATCGTGCGCGCCCCGAAGCTGGTGAACATCGTTCCCGCGTAG